Proteins from a single region of Akkermansiaceae bacterium:
- a CDS encoding serine/threonine protein kinase produces MRQEDSILSGLDPAGLFDLGGGSTPATDGGASHWEPPTPAHLAALFPRWEILGLLGRGGMGAVYHARQPDLDREIAIKLLPIEASADEIFVQRFQREARTLAKLRHPNIVALHEFGTTPEGHPFFVMEYVDGSTLAEKIGILTVPEALEIVRQACDALSHAHSLGIVHRDIKPSNILLDTAGHIKIADFGLAKWDQQHEAAMTLSRTGGFMGTAEYAAPEQVKDAAHADHRADIYSIGVLFYEMLTGERPRGVFRPPSAKSGSDPRLDPMVLRALQENPGERYQAAAELREELNRLHRRSHPLLIATAGLCVLLTAAVAFLLLKDRSAPRHEQEKVAVAPPPVAEAPAPPPVVPEPTEPTVSALPEIPPPAPTPGPVAPPVPAPALDVPATAPTSPRPKVFSFNAVDPRFYPPSTFLDAGWKTFTLTAQGGAVLTQGGKLLAWDARWKTPREITPAETIVQLSSTTDQALALGESGTIYRLVDADTPETLGGPPVSLLGTCPDDKMLPVILKSGELYLFPLTPKYPPVTLTAPPDVTALCLTYSGKVHLLDKVGNLHLATREKTEVIRTDIAAIAAGEQHFALLTKAGGVEILDGDPAPTDLGKILHIAAGKDTTIAVQEDGRAVIFNSTGGKPQRYRLESGTAPVTASPAGLLIAR; encoded by the coding sequence ATGAGACAGGAAGATTCCATCCTCAGCGGCCTCGATCCGGCGGGACTGTTCGATCTCGGTGGAGGCTCCACCCCGGCCACGGATGGCGGGGCCTCCCACTGGGAACCACCCACCCCCGCCCATCTGGCCGCGCTTTTCCCCCGCTGGGAGATTCTGGGCCTGCTGGGCCGCGGCGGCATGGGCGCGGTCTATCACGCGCGCCAGCCGGACCTGGACCGGGAGATCGCGATCAAGCTGCTGCCCATCGAGGCCAGCGCGGATGAGATCTTCGTCCAGCGGTTCCAGCGGGAGGCGCGGACGCTGGCAAAGCTCCGCCACCCGAACATCGTCGCTCTCCACGAGTTCGGCACCACGCCGGAAGGGCATCCGTTTTTCGTGATGGAGTATGTGGACGGCTCCACGCTGGCGGAAAAGATCGGCATCCTCACCGTGCCGGAGGCCCTGGAGATCGTCCGCCAGGCGTGTGACGCGCTTTCCCACGCGCACTCGCTGGGGATCGTCCACCGCGACATCAAGCCATCGAACATCCTGCTGGATACCGCCGGGCACATCAAGATCGCCGACTTCGGGCTGGCGAAGTGGGACCAGCAGCATGAGGCGGCGATGACCCTTTCGCGCACCGGCGGCTTCATGGGCACGGCGGAATACGCCGCGCCAGAGCAGGTGAAGGACGCGGCCCATGCGGACCACCGTGCGGACATCTACTCCATCGGCGTGCTGTTCTATGAAATGCTGACAGGCGAGCGCCCGCGCGGCGTGTTCCGCCCTCCATCCGCGAAGTCCGGCAGCGACCCGCGCCTGGACCCGATGGTGCTGCGCGCCCTGCAGGAAAATCCCGGTGAGCGCTACCAAGCGGCGGCGGAACTACGCGAGGAACTGAACCGCCTCCACCGGCGCTCCCACCCGCTGCTGATCGCCACCGCAGGTCTCTGCGTGCTCCTCACCGCCGCCGTCGCCTTTCTTCTGCTGAAGGATCGGTCCGCTCCGCGGCACGAGCAGGAGAAAGTGGCTGTCGCTCCACCTCCGGTTGCTGAAGCTCCTGCCCCGCCCCCTGTGGTGCCGGAACCTACGGAACCCACTGTCTCCGCCCTCCCTGAGATCCCGCCACCCGCACCGACGCCGGGACCGGTGGCTCCACCTGTGCCGGCACCCGCACTGGACGTGCCCGCCACCGCGCCCACCTCCCCACGCCCTAAGGTCTTTTCCTTCAACGCCGTCGATCCGCGGTTCTATCCACCGTCCACTTTCCTCGATGCCGGGTGGAAGACATTCACACTGACCGCGCAAGGTGGGGCCGTCCTCACCCAAGGAGGGAAGCTGCTGGCGTGGGATGCACGGTGGAAAACCCCGCGTGAGATCACCCCTGCGGAAACGATCGTCCAACTTTCGTCCACGACGGACCAAGCACTGGCCCTCGGGGAGTCCGGCACCATCTACCGGTTGGTGGACGCGGATACTCCGGAGACACTCGGCGGTCCACCCGTCTCGCTGCTTGGCACCTGTCCCGACGACAAGATGCTGCCAGTCATCCTCAAAAGTGGTGAGCTTTACCTGTTCCCGCTGACGCCGAAATACCCCCCGGTCACTCTCACCGCCCCGCCGGATGTCACCGCGCTCTGTCTCACCTACAGCGGGAAGGTCCACCTGCTGGACAAAGTGGGAAACCTCCACCTTGCCACGAGGGAAAAAACGGAGGTCATCCGTACGGACATCGCCGCGATTGCCGCAGGGGAACAACACTTCGCCCTCCTCACTAAAGCAGGCGGAGTGGAGATCCTCGACGGCGACCCGGCTCCCACCGATCTCGGGAAGATCCTGCACATCGCCGCCGGCAAGGACACCACCATCGCCGTGCAGGAAGACGGACGCGCCGTCATCTTCAACAGCACCGGCGGCAAGCCCCAGCGCTACCGCCTGGAATCCGGCACCGCCCCGGTCACCGCCAGCCCGGCGGGATTGCTGATCGCCCGGTAA
- a CDS encoding OmpA family protein, with the protein MKAILSLFACLTMAASAMPTSDAAGAKDYPGIPRYEGSKILTQSEQKFGEILLQTAGLSAPNSTDPKEVRPVSGALHRTTYALANTPDERRTVLEVFKNYEQALKDAGFTTIWTGDQGAIRNGPPAVSYFPEADRKELFTGIKERRYLAAEKGGLFAVIFVAERQWDHTFRKADPSNSFKADLKLPAGTIMVQADFINTTPMEEKMVLVKAEEMENKISDTGRIALYGIHFDFNKADLKPESEPTIGEIVKLLKDSPSLKLLVVGHTDNVGTFEFNQDLSQRRAATVVKELTSKHGVAAGRLSAHGASFISPVATNKTDEGKALNRRVELVEQ; encoded by the coding sequence ATGAAAGCCATCCTATCGCTCTTTGCCTGCCTGACCATGGCGGCGTCCGCCATGCCCACCTCCGACGCCGCAGGTGCGAAGGACTATCCCGGCATCCCGCGCTACGAGGGATCGAAGATCCTGACCCAGTCGGAGCAGAAATTCGGCGAGATCCTCCTCCAGACCGCCGGCCTCAGCGCGCCGAACTCCACCGACCCGAAGGAAGTCCGCCCGGTTTCCGGAGCGCTCCACCGCACGACCTACGCCCTGGCCAACACCCCGGACGAACGCCGGACCGTGCTGGAGGTCTTCAAGAACTACGAGCAGGCGCTGAAAGACGCCGGGTTCACCACCATCTGGACCGGTGACCAGGGCGCCATCCGCAACGGCCCGCCCGCCGTCTCCTACTTCCCTGAGGCGGACCGGAAGGAACTGTTCACCGGCATCAAGGAACGCCGCTATCTGGCCGCGGAGAAAGGCGGACTCTTCGCCGTCATCTTCGTCGCGGAGCGCCAGTGGGACCACACGTTCCGCAAGGCGGATCCGTCGAACTCCTTCAAGGCGGACCTCAAGCTGCCCGCAGGCACCATCATGGTCCAGGCGGACTTCATCAACACCACGCCGATGGAGGAGAAGATGGTCCTGGTGAAGGCGGAGGAAATGGAGAACAAGATCTCCGACACCGGCCGCATCGCCCTCTACGGCATCCACTTCGACTTCAACAAGGCGGACCTCAAGCCGGAATCGGAGCCGACCATCGGGGAGATCGTGAAACTGCTGAAGGACAGCCCTTCCCTCAAGCTGCTGGTCGTGGGCCACACGGACAACGTCGGCACCTTTGAGTTCAACCAGGACCTGTCCCAACGCCGCGCCGCCACCGTGGTGAAAGAACTGACCTCGAAGCACGGCGTCGCCGCCGGCCGCCTGTCCGCCCACGGAGCGTCGTTCATCTCCCCCGTGGCCACCAACAAGACCGACGAAGGCAAGGCGCTCAACCGCCGCGTCGAGCTGGTCGAACAGTAA